A segment of the Pedobacter faecalis genome:
ATGGCCGCCATGGGTTTGCTTGATGTAGGTGGCCTTACCAGCGTTAATCCGGAGATGGGCATCAGCAGCCCGCTGTTTGATAAGATTTCAATCCGTTTAAACCCGAAGTACTACAAAGGAAAGATGTTTCATATATTGAGGGAAAATGGAGGAGAGACCCGCCGTTATATCCAGAGCATGCGGTTCAAGGGCAGGCCGGTTAGTCGCCCGTTTATTTCCTGGAAGGATATCACGGGTGGGGGAGAACTAGTCATTAAAATGGCTGCCGAACCAAAAGACGACTACAATCGCTGACAGTGATGATGGATGAACTACAATTAAAAGAACTGGCAAGCCAGCTGGGCTGTCCGCATGGCGATAATGGCTTGCCTACCGCTGAAAGCATGGCAGCCAACAATCAGTTCATGATCTCAACGGCAGTTTCTGCCCTGGATTTGCATAGTAACGATATCGTTCTGGAAATAGGACCTGGAGGGGGCGCACATGTTGCTGAGCTTTTTACACGTACAAACGCAATTCGATATCACGCAATCGATATATCGCCGTTGATGGTCGATCTGTGTAAACAGACCAACAGTGATCTGGTCGGCGACGGGCGCGCGGAGTTCCATTTGTCAGACGGCATCCGGATTGATTTTCCCAATGATATGTTCGACAAGATATTTACGGTAAATACACTGTACTTCTGGAAAGACCCGGAAGCATACTTGCGGGAAATAGAACGCGTGTTGAAACCGGGCGGTATGTTTGTCCTTTGTTTTGCACCCAAATCTTTCATGGAGACGCTTCCATTTACGCAGTACGGCTTTAAATTGTATGAGAACGCCGAAGTGAAAGGGTTACTTGCAGGGGCAGGCTTTACGCCTGCAAAGATAGATACATATGAAGAAACCGTGGTTGCTGGTACCAGATCCATACAAAGAAGTTTCTCGGTGATAGGGTCTGCAAAACCACCGGTTTATTAGGCAGGTGTCGACGGCACACAATTAATTTAACTAATAATCAGGATTGTATAGGTTTTGTACAATAAATATTTGCAAAAATTGAGGCATACTTCTATATTTGCACCACTTTAAACGGAAACGCTTAGAGTAAATAAGTTCGAAAGAGCGATGATTCCGTAGCTCAGCTGGTAGAGCATTACACTTTTAATGTAGTGGTCCTGGGTTCGAATCCCAGCGGGATCACAGATGGCCTTCCAACGAAGGCCATTTTTTGTTACTCACTAACTGGAAGCCTTTTCAGTGATGGCCCTCACGACGTCATCGGCTTCTTTCGCTGACCGCATCAGCAAGGGGAGTATCTCATAGACATCTTCAGGGCTGCTGGTTTCTGGATCTAACAGCGATATCAGGCCCATAAGGGAGGCGAGCGGCGCGCGTAACTGGTGCGACTGGATAAAAGATATTTCCCGCAGTTTAGCGTTTTGCAATTCGATCTCTGCAATATGTTTTTTCAGACTCGTAATGTCCTGCATAGATCCGATGATACGCGTTGGGAGGCCCGATTCGTCAAAATGAATATACGATCGGTCAAACACATTTTTATAGGATCCATCTGCGCTTCGATATCGGTATTCGAGCCTCGATTTGATGATGCCCGATTTAATCATTTTATTGAAATGCGCAAGCACCGGTTCCAGATCGTCAGGGTGCACATTACCTTTCCACCAATCCATGCTGGTGTATTCCAGATCGTAGCCGAATAAGCCGGTCAATCCTTTATTCCAGGTGATCGTTTTTGTCACGAAATCCAGATCCCAAATGGCGTCACTGGTTGCCTTCGATACCGTATTAAACCGCTCCAGGATCTTTTTTAGTGCTATTTCCTGGTTTATTCTTTCCGTAAC
Coding sequences within it:
- a CDS encoding class I SAM-dependent methyltransferase; the encoded protein is MMDELQLKELASQLGCPHGDNGLPTAESMAANNQFMISTAVSALDLHSNDIVLEIGPGGGAHVAELFTRTNAIRYHAIDISPLMVDLCKQTNSDLVGDGRAEFHLSDGIRIDFPNDMFDKIFTVNTLYFWKDPEAYLREIERVLKPGGMFVLCFAPKSFMETLPFTQYGFKLYENAEVKGLLAGAGFTPAKIDTYEETVVAGTRSIQRSFSVIGSAKPPVY